In a genomic window of Streptomyces noursei ATCC 11455:
- the coaD gene encoding pantetheine-phosphate adenylyltransferase — MNGPESEETKLRRAVCPGSFDPITNGHLDIIARASKLYDVVHVAVMINQSKQGLFTVEERIDLIRRATADYGNVEVEAFHGLLVDFCKQRDIPAIVKGLRAVSDFDYELQMAQMNNGLSGVETLFVPTNPTYSFLSSSLVKEVAAWGGDVSHLVPPFVLEALTERLRKKP; from the coding sequence ATGAACGGACCGGAGAGCGAGGAGACGAAGTTGCGCCGCGCCGTCTGTCCGGGGTCCTTCGACCCCATCACCAACGGGCACCTGGACATCATCGCCCGGGCCTCCAAGCTGTACGACGTCGTCCATGTCGCCGTCATGATCAACCAGTCCAAGCAGGGCCTGTTCACGGTCGAGGAGCGGATCGACCTGATCCGGCGGGCCACCGCCGATTACGGCAACGTCGAGGTCGAGGCGTTCCACGGCCTGCTCGTCGACTTCTGCAAGCAGCGCGACATCCCGGCCATCGTCAAGGGCCTGCGCGCGGTCAGCGACTTCGACTACGAACTCCAGATGGCCCAGATGAACAACGGCCTCTCCGGGGTGGAGACGCTCTTCGTGCCGACCAACCCCACCTACAGCTTCCTCTCCTCCAGCCTGGTCAAGGAGGTCGCGGCCTGGGGCGGCGACGTCTCCCACCTGGTCCCGCCGTTCGTCCTGGAGGCACTGACCGAACGGCTCCGCAAGAAGCCGTGA
- the rsmD gene encoding 16S rRNA (guanine(966)-N(2))-methyltransferase RsmD, whose amino-acid sequence MTRVIAGKAGGRRLAVPPGNGTRPTSDRAREGMFSTWESLDGPLAGARVLDLYGGSGAVGLEALSRGAAHVLLVEADARAVRTIRENVKAVGLPGAEVRPGKAEQTAATPAPGEPYDVVFLDPPYAVGDAELREILLTLRGQGWLAAEALVTVERSTRGGTFTWPDGFEAIRARRYGEGTLWYGRAASASAEPTSATLS is encoded by the coding sequence ATGACCCGCGTGATCGCCGGTAAGGCCGGCGGCCGCCGCCTCGCCGTACCACCGGGCAACGGCACCCGCCCGACCTCCGACCGCGCGCGCGAGGGCATGTTCTCCACCTGGGAGTCGCTCGACGGCCCGCTGGCCGGTGCCCGGGTGCTCGACCTCTACGGCGGTTCCGGCGCGGTCGGCCTGGAGGCGCTCTCCCGTGGCGCCGCGCACGTCCTGCTGGTCGAGGCCGATGCCCGCGCCGTCCGCACCATCCGGGAGAACGTCAAGGCGGTCGGCCTGCCCGGCGCGGAGGTCCGCCCCGGCAAGGCCGAGCAGACCGCCGCGACCCCGGCCCCCGGCGAGCCGTACGACGTCGTCTTCCTGGACCCGCCGTACGCGGTCGGCGACGCCGAACTCCGCGAGATTCTGCTCACACTCCGTGGTCAGGGGTGGCTTGCCGCGGAGGCACTCGTCACCGTGGAGCGGAGTACCCGGGGCGGCACGTTCACCTGGCCGGACGGATTCGAAGCGATCAGGGCCCGTCGCTATGGCGAGGGGACGCTTTGGTACGGTCGCGCCGCTTCGGCTTCCGCCGAACCGACGTCAGCAACCCTGTCATGA
- a CDS encoding helicase-related protein: protein MERVAALDEPLKKILGGTTAKVLAEHLGLETVGDLLHHYPRRYAERGELTRLSDLPLDEHVTVVAQVADARVLTFNHGRGQRLEVTLTDGSGRLQLVFFGKGIHKPQKDLLPGRRAMFAGKVSVFNRKLQLAHPEYELLDRDADNGVVDAFANQLMPIYPACQQMASWKIAKAVDAVLPSAQDAVDPLPPGLREGRALIPLTEALLKIHRPGTKADIADARARLKWDEAFVLQVALARRRFADAQLPAVPRRLIQGGILDAFDARLPFTLTEGQTKVSREIFDDLATEHPMHRLLQGEVGSGKAQPLDALVLTPRGFRPMGEMAPGTEVVVPSGGTALVDGVFPQGEREVWRLVLSDGSTVECDDEHLWIVSSRATGERVLTTRALRADLLDDDGRPRWSIAPATPVDLDDGGPRPLDAYELGRTVGAGGAAPAGRAVPDAYRNAPVKDRRALLTGLLDAGGDPLGTDGAARLFRAAPAPLAADLAWLARSLGGTARSAPAAGGGHDVTVAVPEEGSGGDAFRRTVLAVEHVGRRPVQCISVAHPSHAYVTDHFTVTHNTMVALRAMLGVVDSGGQAAMLAPTEVLAQQHHRSVTEMMGDLAEGGLLGGAEQGTKVVLLTGSMGAAARRQALLDLVTGEAGVVIGTHALIEDVVQFHDLGLVVVDEQHRFGVEQRDALRSKGKQPPHLLVMTATPIPRTVAMTVFGDLETSVLDQLPAGRSPIASHVVPAKDKPHFLARAWERVREEVAAGHQAYVVCPRIGDDEEAPAPKGKKAKDPAAQPSSPEDLAEKRPPLAVLDIAEQLGKGPLAGLRVAVLHGRMAPDDKDDVMRRFAAGELDVLVATTVIEVGVNVPNATVMVIMDADRFGVSQLHQLRGRVGRGSAPGLCLLVSEMPEASPARARLAAVAATLDGFELSRIDLEQRREGDVLGQAQSGVRSSLRMLAVIDDEEVITAAREEATALVAADPELTGCPELRTALSALLDDERESYLDKG from the coding sequence CGGACAGCGGCTGGAGGTGACGCTCACGGACGGCAGCGGCCGGCTCCAGCTGGTCTTCTTCGGCAAGGGCATCCACAAGCCGCAGAAGGACCTGTTGCCCGGGAGGCGCGCGATGTTCGCGGGCAAGGTCTCGGTCTTCAACCGCAAGCTCCAACTGGCCCACCCCGAATACGAACTCCTCGACCGGGACGCCGACAACGGCGTCGTCGACGCCTTCGCCAATCAGCTCATGCCGATCTATCCGGCGTGCCAGCAGATGGCCTCCTGGAAGATCGCCAAGGCGGTGGACGCGGTGCTGCCCAGCGCCCAGGACGCGGTGGACCCGCTGCCCCCCGGGCTGCGCGAGGGCCGCGCCCTGATCCCGCTCACCGAGGCGCTGCTGAAGATCCACCGCCCCGGCACCAAGGCCGACATCGCCGACGCCCGGGCGCGGCTGAAGTGGGACGAGGCGTTCGTCCTGCAGGTCGCGCTCGCCCGCCGCCGCTTCGCCGACGCCCAACTCCCCGCCGTGCCGCGGAGGTTGATCCAGGGCGGCATCCTCGACGCGTTCGACGCCCGGCTGCCCTTCACGCTCACCGAGGGCCAGACGAAGGTCAGCCGGGAGATCTTCGACGACCTGGCGACCGAGCACCCGATGCACCGCCTCCTCCAGGGCGAGGTCGGCTCCGGCAAGGCCCAGCCGCTGGACGCCCTGGTGCTCACCCCGCGCGGCTTCCGCCCCATGGGAGAGATGGCGCCGGGCACCGAAGTGGTGGTGCCCAGCGGCGGGACCGCCCTGGTGGACGGGGTGTTCCCGCAGGGCGAGCGGGAGGTGTGGCGGCTGGTGCTGTCCGACGGCAGCACCGTCGAGTGCGACGACGAGCACCTGTGGATCGTCTCGTCCAGGGCCACCGGGGAGCGGGTGCTGACCACCCGCGCGCTGCGGGCCGACCTGCTGGACGACGACGGCCGGCCGCGCTGGTCGATCGCCCCGGCCACCCCGGTGGACCTCGACGACGGCGGCCCGCGCCCGCTCGACGCGTACGAGCTGGGCCGCACCGTGGGCGCGGGCGGCGCCGCGCCGGCCGGCCGCGCCGTCCCCGACGCCTACCGCAACGCCCCCGTCAAGGACCGCCGGGCGCTGCTCACCGGCCTGTTGGACGCCGGCGGCGACCCCCTCGGCACCGACGGTGCCGCCCGGCTCTTCCGCGCCGCCCCGGCCCCGTTGGCCGCCGACCTCGCCTGGCTGGCGCGCTCCCTGGGCGGCACGGCCCGCAGCGCCCCGGCGGCCGGCGGCGGTCACGACGTCACGGTCGCGGTCCCCGAGGAAGGATCCGGCGGCGACGCCTTCCGGCGCACCGTCCTGGCCGTCGAGCACGTCGGCCGCAGGCCCGTCCAGTGCATCAGCGTCGCGCACCCCTCCCACGCCTATGTGACCGACCACTTCACGGTCACCCACAACACCATGGTCGCGCTGCGCGCCATGCTCGGCGTCGTCGACAGCGGTGGCCAGGCGGCGATGCTCGCTCCCACCGAGGTGCTGGCCCAGCAGCACCACCGCTCCGTCACGGAGATGATGGGCGACCTGGCCGAGGGCGGCTTGCTCGGGGGCGCGGAGCAGGGCACCAAGGTGGTGCTGCTGACCGGTTCGATGGGCGCCGCGGCCCGCCGTCAGGCGCTGCTCGACCTGGTCACCGGCGAGGCCGGCGTCGTGATCGGGACGCATGCGCTGATCGAGGACGTGGTGCAGTTCCACGACCTGGGCCTGGTGGTCGTCGACGAGCAGCACCGCTTTGGTGTCGAGCAGCGCGACGCCCTGCGCTCCAAGGGCAAGCAACCGCCGCACCTGCTGGTGATGACCGCGACGCCGATCCCGCGGACGGTCGCGATGACCGTCTTCGGCGACCTGGAGACCTCGGTGCTGGACCAGCTCCCCGCCGGCCGCTCGCCGATCGCCAGCCACGTGGTGCCCGCCAAGGACAAGCCGCACTTCCTCGCCCGCGCCTGGGAGCGGGTCCGGGAGGAGGTGGCCGCCGGCCACCAGGCGTATGTGGTCTGCCCGCGGATCGGCGACGACGAGGAGGCCCCGGCACCCAAGGGCAAGAAGGCCAAGGACCCGGCGGCGCAGCCGAGTTCGCCGGAGGACCTGGCCGAGAAGCGCCCCCCGCTGGCCGTCCTCGACATCGCCGAGCAACTGGGCAAGGGCCCGCTCGCCGGCCTGCGGGTGGCGGTGCTGCACGGCCGGATGGCCCCGGACGACAAGGACGACGTGATGCGCCGGTTCGCCGCCGGCGAGTTGGACGTGCTGGTCGCCACCACGGTCATCGAGGTCGGCGTCAACGTCCCCAACGCCACCGTCATGGTGATCATGGACGCGGACCGCTTCGGCGTCTCCCAGCTCCACCAGCTCCGCGGCCGGGTCGGCCGCGGCTCGGCGCCCGGCCTGTGCCTGCTGGTCAGCGAGATGCCCGAGGCCAGTCCGGCCCGCGCCCGGCTCGCCGCGGTCGCCGCCACCCTCGACGGCTTCGAACTCTCCCGCATCGACCTGGAACAGCGGCGCGAGGGCGACGTCCTGGGCCAGGCGCAGTCCGGCGTCCGCTCCTCGCTGCGGATGCTCGCGGTCATCGACGACGAGGAGGTGATCACGGCGGCCCGTGAGGAGGCCACCGCCCTGGTCGCCGCCGACCCGGAGCTGACCGGCTGCCCCGAACTGCGGACCGCACTGTCCGCCCTGTTGGACGACGAACGGGAGAGCTATCTGGACAAGGGCTGA